One Leptospira wolbachii serovar Codice str. CDC genomic region harbors:
- a CDS encoding lipoprotein LipL21 yields MKKSLIVCASLIAFVVSCGSNDGGRRDATTVGKNGWIFEGWACAPDAAAAKRGESPAEYCKGKEKEYDYLYMKFSARASDKAIKANSVAMKQSTCREAARLQVAGDGLKKILGEYLEQASGVSDGQSTGSVIVSESKGIIKGVGVYDCCSLNNETGICANVGEPETWEECQCVGYLRYAGGQKALEAKATAAQ; encoded by the coding sequence ATGAAGAAATCGCTTATCGTATGTGCCTCTCTAATCGCATTTGTTGTATCTTGCGGATCCAATGATGGAGGCAGAAGAGACGCTACGACCGTAGGTAAAAATGGTTGGATTTTTGAAGGTTGGGCTTGTGCACCTGACGCCGCTGCTGCAAAACGTGGTGAAAGCCCTGCTGAGTATTGCAAAGGAAAAGAGAAAGAATACGATTATCTTTACATGAAATTTTCTGCACGTGCTTCTGACAAAGCAATCAAAGCTAACTCAGTTGCAATGAAACAATCCACTTGCCGTGAAGCAGCTCGACTTCAAGTTGCCGGTGATGGTTTGAAAAAAATCTTGGGTGAATATTTAGAACAAGCATCCGGTGTATCTGATGGTCAATCCACAGGTTCCGTAATTGTTTCTGAATCTAAAGGTATCATCAAAGGTGTTGGGGTTTATGACTGCTGCTCACTTAACAACGAAACAGGAATTTGCGCAAATGTTGGCGAACCTGAAACATGGGAAGAATGTCAGTGTGTTGGATACTTGCGTTATGCAGGTGGACAAAAAGCTCTTGAAGCAAAGGCAACTGCAGCTCAGTAA
- a CDS encoding PilZ domain-containing protein, translating into MADSRQSIFSDSYSKYGGVKQKRKDARVKLDVPCTVELIKTKNTPVTGHLSDLGTGGLAFQTTAIFYEGDQVKIQFSLHQNPLEIIGTVHRTAGKTTSVIFQPLGAAEHKIVQEFIHKHYFDPKTKK; encoded by the coding sequence ATGGCAGATTCAAGACAGTCAATATTTTCAGATAGTTATAGTAAATATGGCGGAGTGAAACAGAAACGTAAAGATGCAAGAGTGAAATTAGATGTACCTTGCACAGTCGAACTTATAAAAACAAAAAATACTCCTGTTACTGGACATCTTTCTGATTTAGGTACGGGAGGTTTAGCTTTCCAAACAACCGCAATCTTTTATGAAGGTGACCAAGTGAAAATCCAGTTCTCTCTACACCAAAATCCTTTAGAGATAATCGGAACTGTTCATCGTACGGCAGGTAAGACCACATCAGTAATCTTTCAACCATTAGGTGCTGCAGAACATAAAATCGTCCAGGAATTCATCCACAAACACTACTTTGACCCAAAGACAAAAAAGTAA
- a CDS encoding tRNA dihydrouridine synthase, which translates to MITIGNVTIKGDVVLSPMAGISDSPYRQISRRFGSAFAYTEFVSTEQLLMGNTKSLDMFRYLETERPIFFQIFGSDLETVVNASEIAASKNPDVIDLNMGCSVAKVSHHGSGAGLLRNVRLAGAMIEGIRKKTGLPVTAKIRLGWDANSLNYLETVKVLEGSGVSAISVHGRTKAMAYSGSADWNAIAEIKSKANVPIFGNGDVASFTEALDKKKEYGVDLVLIGRKAIGNPWIFSNAPKENRTWLEIKNVILEHLDLMLKFYPSEDDYALILFRKHFIRYIENIGFPNETKRELLAITNVNQFIDRLESVSMDSNFLEISEIKNENINCETFV; encoded by the coding sequence ATGATTACCATCGGGAATGTAACAATCAAAGGTGACGTTGTTCTTTCTCCGATGGCTGGAATTTCTGACAGTCCCTACAGACAAATTTCCAGACGTTTCGGCTCTGCCTTTGCTTATACAGAATTTGTTTCCACGGAACAGCTGTTAATGGGAAATACAAAGTCCCTCGATATGTTCCGTTATTTAGAAACGGAACGACCCATTTTTTTTCAAATTTTCGGTTCCGATCTAGAAACAGTTGTAAATGCTTCAGAAATTGCTGCTTCCAAAAATCCAGATGTGATAGACCTTAATATGGGCTGTTCTGTGGCTAAGGTCTCTCATCACGGCTCAGGAGCAGGGCTCTTGCGAAATGTTCGTTTGGCTGGAGCTATGATCGAAGGAATTCGCAAGAAAACAGGCCTCCCTGTCACGGCTAAGATTCGACTTGGTTGGGATGCAAATTCCTTAAACTACTTAGAAACAGTCAAAGTATTAGAAGGTTCAGGTGTATCTGCGATATCTGTTCACGGTAGGACAAAAGCGATGGCATACTCTGGTTCTGCAGATTGGAATGCTATTGCCGAAATTAAATCGAAAGCGAATGTTCCAATCTTCGGAAATGGAGATGTTGCTAGTTTTACGGAAGCTTTAGATAAGAAAAAAGAATATGGAGTGGATTTGGTTCTTATTGGTCGTAAAGCCATCGGAAACCCATGGATATTTTCTAATGCACCAAAGGAAAACAGAACTTGGCTAGAGATAAAAAATGTGATTCTAGAACATCTAGATCTTATGTTAAAATTTTATCCATCCGAAGATGATTATGCTTTGATCCTTTTTAGAAAACACTTTATACGGTATATAGAAAACATTGGTTTTCCGAATGAAACAAAAAGAGAATTATTGGCGATCACAAATGTGAATCAATTTATAGATAGATTGGAGTCTGTTTCTATGGATTCTAATTTTTTGGAAATAAGCGAAATAAAAAACGAGAATATAAACTGTGAAACGTTTGTTTAG